In the genome of Massilia sp. W12, the window CAGGCCGGTGCGCCGACATAGGTGCGGTTATCCTGGAAAGACTGCTCCAGCAGCGCCTGTTTGGCCGCCAGTTGCGAGGTGGCCTCAGCAATTTTGCCGCGCCGCACATGGTCGGCGTAGTTTGGCAGCGCAACCGCCATAATGATGCCGATCACGGCGACGGTGATCATCAGCTCCAATAGTGTGAATGCCGGGCTGAAGCGCATGACAGGTTTGGAGCGGGAGTAAAAACTGGACGTGTTCATGGCAAATCCTTTCGCGTAAGCTCACTCTAAACCAAGCCCCTGACATTGCCAGCCGGAACCGACAGGCGGCGCAAACAACTGGTGTGAGCGGCTTGCTGTACGGCAACATAGCCCCGGCGCGGACAAGCTGTGCTGCGCTGGAGCCTCAAACCGGCCAGACTGCTCAGTCTGGCGCAGGGCATACTTGGTATTGCGGGTGTTGCACTGAAAACATCGCATCCGGTGCGGCATGGCGGACGGGCGATGGATCTTGCTGATGTTGCATGACTGTCTGTGTTTCAAGCTCAAGCTATTTTTTTCCTGCGGCCTGCGGCTGTCAAGGCATTGCTTGCCTGATTCGGCCCTTGCCGGCGGGGACTGACTTGCCGCCGCAAAATGAATACGTCATACTCATGGGCTTGACTCCCCGATCTTTCCACCGTGCAAC includes:
- a CDS encoding type IV pilin protein — translated: MNTSSFYSRSKPVMRFSPAFTLLELMITVAVIGIIMAVALPNYADHVRRGKIAEATSQLAAKQALLEQSFQDNRTYVGAPACTSDTTTSRNFDFTCPADNLGASTYRLLATGKDSMLGFSFALDQTNTKSTVSVPEGWSLPSPNNCWVQKRGGEC